The Daucus carota subsp. sativus chromosome 7, DH1 v3.0, whole genome shotgun sequence genome window below encodes:
- the LOC108193957 gene encoding dof zinc finger protein DOF3.4, protein MPPETSDHRRSTKPQQLGGAPPPEPEHLPCPRCDSTNTKFCYYNNYNFSQPRHFCKACRRYWTHGGTLRDIPVGGGSRKNAKRSRPSSSIFATSGQDYRHLPAAATPIFLPLSGGDHGGSLPFMSDVKQGYNMCGSFTSLLNQGPGLLSLGGFGLGIGHHGFEDMGFGLGRASVWPFAGVGDGGDNGGGGGGHVMGNTWQLESGESGFGSGDCFTLPDLAISTPGNAMK, encoded by the coding sequence ATGCCCCCAGAAACAAGTGATCATCGACGATCAACAAAGCCACAGCAACTGGGTGGCGCGCCACCTCCCGAACCAGAACACCTCCCCTGTCCCCGCTGTGACTCCACCAACACCAAGTTCTGCTACTACAACAACTACAACTTCTCTCAGCCTCGTCACTTCTGCAAAGCCTGTAGGCGTTACTGGACTCACGGTGGCACTCTCCGCGACATCCCTGTCGGCGGCGGTAGCCGCAAGAATGCCAAGCGTTCCCGGCCTTCTTCTTCCATTTTCGCCACTTCTGGCCAGGACTACCGCCACCTCCCCGCCGCCGCCACCCCCATTTTCCTCCCCCTCTCCGGCGGTGATCATGGTGGGTCCCTCCCTTTTATGAGCGACGTTAAGCAGGGTTATAACATGTGTGGCAGCTTCACTTCGCTATTGAATCAAGGGCCTGGGCTTTTGAGTCTTGGTGGGTTTGGGCTTGGGATCGGCCATCATGGGTTTGAAGATATGGGCTTTGGGCTTGGAAGAGCCTCTGTCTGGCCGTTTGCTGGCGTCGGAGACGGTGGCGATAACGGCGGAGGTGGCGGCGGACATGTGATGGGGAACACGTGGCAGCTTGAGAGTGGCGAAAGTGGGTTTGGGAGTGGAGATTGTTTTACTTTGCCGGATCTTGCTATTTCAACCCCAGGAAATGCAATGAAGTGA
- the LOC108194108 gene encoding pentatricopeptide repeat-containing protein At3g50420 produces MSSVSSLADLLILKCTSTTSLRQARILHARILTSIPITLHTPFTYNNIISMYAKCGSPGDSHHVFDKMPQRNIISYSALVSAYSRSPHNAHLAFKLLSQLHSTDCFRPNSPMFSGLLQASLCMGDYVLGSELHCQVLKFGFLDDKYVQTSLLSLYVHCKDMGCAKRVFFDNNYKDTVAWNTIINGLVKNEKILQGMRYFCNMVGSGERPCKFTYSTMLNACSKLGDHDIGRLIHAHVILSGTTADLPLYNALLDMYCACGDVQTACTVFSRIEIPDSVSCNSMIAGYAGKGDGGKVMDMFVRFWQISTEKPDEYTFAAVISATGSFPSISYGKLLHAQVIKIGLQRSVYVGSSLVSMYFKNGDSDSAEGVFNTLLERDVVLWTDMIIGYSRQSEGENAIRFFSGMLEEGYKPDGFTLSSVLSACADLAAQLQGKTIHSLAIKAGYDVEMSVSGSLIDMYAKIGNLEAAEAVISQVRKPDLKCWNSILGGYGNHGKVIEAFEVFDEIIKLGLCPDRVTYLCILGACSHCGLVDEGRYLWSRMLETGLTPGPKHYSCMISLLTRAGLLVEAEEMIVNSPYSSENLEMWRTLLSSCVRNCNMEIGTRAAQQIICIDDEDRATNVLLINFYSSIGRWDVVAELRRKTRESVLEKYPGLSWIEVMKTTHIFSSGDESHPEFDEVQAELSHLQGNLSVLENDEVCEH; encoded by the coding sequence ATGTCATCGGTGTCTTCACTAGCAGACCTTCTCATCCTAAAATGTACCTCGACAACTTCACTCCGACAAGCTCGTATCCTCCACGCCCGTATCCTAACCTCCATACCCATCACTCTCCACACTCCATTCACATACAACAACATCATATCCATGTACGCCAAATGCGGGTCTCCAGGAGACTCCCACCACGTGTTCGACAAAATGCCTCAACGAAACATCATTTCCTACAGTGCACTCGTTTCTGCATATTCTCGCTCTCCCCACAATGCCCACTTGGCGTTTAAACTGCTTTCCCAATTGCATTCCACAGATTGCTTTAGACCAAATAGCCCGATGTTTTCGGGGCTACTGCAAGCATCATTGTGCATGGGGGATTATGTATTGGGTTCTGAATTGCATTGCCAAGTTTTAAAATTTGGGTTTCTGGATGATAAATACGTGCAGACTTCTTTGCTTAGTTTGTACGTGCATTGTAAGGATATGGGATGCGCGAAAAGAGTGTTCTTTGATAATAATTATAAGGATACTGTGGCTTGGAATACTATAATAAATGGGTtggtgaaaaatgaaaagatTTTACAAGGGATGCGGTATTTTTGTAATATGGTTGGAAGTGGAGAAAGGCCGTGTAAATTTACATATTCGACGATGCTGAATGCTTGCAGCAAATTGGGGGATCATGATATAGGACGGCTCATTCATGCTCATGTAATTCTAAGTGGCACTACTGCTGATTTGCCTTTGTATAATGCATTGCTTGATATGTACTGTGCTTGTGGTGATGTGCAAACTGCTTGTACTGTTTTTAGTAGAATCGAGATTCCTGATTCTGTCTCATGTAATTCGATGATAGCCGGGTATGCAGGTAAAGGGGATGGAGGGAAGGTAATGGATATGTTTGTCCGGTTTTGGCAAATCTCTACTGAGAAACCAGATGAATATACTTTTGCGGCTGTTATTAGCGCTACGGGATCATTTCCGTCCATTAGTTATGGGAAGTTGCTCCATGCTCAAGTTATCAAAATAGGTCTTCAAAGGAGTGTATATGTTGGAAGTAGCCTGGTTTCCATGTATTTCAAGAATGGAGATAGTGATTCTGCTGAAGGtgtttttaatactttattggAAAGGGATGTCGTTTTATGGACAGACATGATCATTGGCTATTCTAGGCAATCTGAAGGAGAGAATGCGATTAGGTTTTTCAGTGGTATGTTGGAGGAAGGTTATAAGCCTGATGGTTTCACTCTGAGTAGTGTTTTAAGTGCATGTGCTGATCTTGCAGCTCAGCTGCAGGGCAAGACGATTCATTCCCTGGCTATAAAAGCAGGATATGATGTTGAAATGAGTGTATCAGGGAGTTTGATAGATATGTATGCCAAAATTGGAAACCTCGAAGCTGCAGAAGCTGTAATATCGCAAGTCAGGAAACCTGATTTGAAGTGCTGGAATTCTATTCTTGGTGGCTACGGTAACCATGGTAAAGTTATCGAGGCATTTGAAGTTTTTGATGAGATCATAAAACTTGGGCTATGTCCAGATCGAGTGACATATCTTTGTATCCTTGGTGCTTGTAGCCATTGTGGTTTGGTTGATGAAGGAAGGTACTTGTGGTCTCGAATGTTGGAAACTGGTTTGACACCTGGGCCTAAGCATTATTCTTGTATGATAAGCTTATTAACCAGAGCAGGATTATTAGTTGAAGCAGAAGAAATGATCGTTAACTCGCCTTACAGTAGCGAGAATTTGGAGATGTGGAGAACTTTGTTAAGTTCGTGTGTTCGTAATTGTAACATGGAAATTGGGACACGTGCTGCTCAGCAAATTATATGCATTGACGATGAAGATAGAGCAACCAATGTACTGCTTATAAATTTCTACTCATCTATTGGGAGATGGGATGTTGTAGCAGAATTACGGAGAAAGACAAGAGAATCGGTATTGGAAAAGTATCCTGGCCTAAGCTGGATTGAAGTCATGAAAACAACTCATATATTCTCTTCTGGAGATGAATCGCACCCGGAGTTTGATGAAGTGCAGGCTGAGCTGAGTCATCTGCAAGGAAACTTGAGTGTCTTAGAAAACGATGAGGTTTGCGAACATTAA